The following proteins are co-located in the Pelecanus crispus isolate bPelCri1 chromosome 5, bPelCri1.pri, whole genome shotgun sequence genome:
- the RPL37A gene encoding large ribosomal subunit protein eL43 gives MAKRTKKVGIVGKYGTRYGASLRKMVKKIEISQHAKYTCSFCGKTKMKRKAVGIWHCGSCMKTVAGGAWTYNTTSAVTVKSAIRRLKELKDQ, from the exons GCTAAGCGCACCAAGAAGGTTGGGATTGTGGGTAAATATGGTACCCGTTACGGTGCGTCCCTTAGGAAAATGGTGAAGAAGATTGAAATTAGCCAGCATGCCAAGTATACTTGCTCCTTCTGTGGCAAG ACCAAAATGAAGAGGAAGGCTGTGGGTATCTGGCACTGTGGATCCTGCATGAAGACAGTTGCTGGTGGTGCCTGGACTTACAA TACCACCTCTGCAGTGACAGTCAAATCTGCGATCAGACGACTGAAGGAATTGAAGGACCAGTAG